In the genome of Raphanus sativus cultivar WK10039 chromosome 9, ASM80110v3, whole genome shotgun sequence, the window CAATGCTGCGtgattatttgaatatttagagagaaaaaaagcaGCTGATATCTATACTTAATTTACTGAGTGGAGACCATATAAGATATGGTTGACATTTAAATACGTACGATAAAAGGAATGGTATCGAATAATGAAGAGACCAGCGTGAGGAAGAGTTGTGCCATTCTCCTTAGCCACCTATTTTAAATTATCAAATCAATCAAATTGTAAGTTTTGGTCATTTTTAAATCAGGTTCACTTATAGcaaataagaagaagataaaaataatGTGTTTACCAAATACATGTAGTCGTCATGACCCCATGACATAAAAACATTGTCCAGTCCACATCCTTCACTGTATACTCCATTTTTCGTATTGTATTTTGGGTGTTATTATCAGGATTTTCTTTGAAATACTGCAATATAATTGTGGAAATATGTTTAATAAGACTGTAACTTATTCTTCGTGTAAGTTAGAGCTTAGAATTAAACTTTTATAACTTCTCTGTCACAAAAAATCCGAAATATACTACCAATAGACactgtaattttattttgtaccTTGTGGTGGATATTGGCCGAGTCAAAGGCGCATCCAACTGGAAATGTATCGCCTGTAATTCAGCgtaagttttaaaattgtgtACAATTTTGTTGCTATTGTACAGAATGAATTGATAATATAATTCTAGACTAGCATATAGCCCAATAAAATGGCAGAATAGGATCAAGTTATTCTTGTATCCAATTCCTCATTCAAGTAATGACGTTAACATTCTTATCAAGAAACAATATAGCCCAACAAAAGTTTGTAATATGGTAATTCATATTTAAAACATACCAACGACAGCCCACTGGGGAAGACCACCGAATTCTGGCAAAAGCAGAACCTTTCCAAGATCTGTATAAAGACAATAGTAATTCAAAATCCAATACTGACAGAAGATAGCAAAAGTTATCTTGTGCATGTAATCTAAGTCAGAGTATTTTAAATTAAGTTATTTTTCCTGTATAACTTTAGATGTTTATGGCTTAATGCTCAATATGGATACAACCAGCAGTATAAATTAGACTTTGCAGCTTAGTAAAACGTTTTATTCCAAAAAGAAggcaacaaacaaacaaaatttctTCGAAATTGTTGACcttttcatttcaaaattatcAAAGTGTGTGTATGGTGAAAGTTTATCCAAGTCATAACAGCCAACTAGTATTACTGGCAAGTTGTAATTCAATTCATCATTTTTGTGAATAACtattatattatacatgtaaTGGTAGATTTTCAAACTTATCgtgtatataaataattatgataaattatatatcattatGATAAAAACGAACAGTTATGATAAAGCAGAACAAGACATGTACCATGGATTAAAGCAGTGAGATGGAGCCAGTCTTCATTAGGATAATCCCTCCTAATGGCTTCAGCGGTTTGGAGAAGGTGTTGAATTTGAGGCTCGTCCAGATCGGGATCACTGTCATCGACCACGTTGTTCAATAGTTCACAACATTCCCATATACTCATTTCCATTTTGTTAAGTTTTCCATACTCTTTTCTCATTTCTTTCACCTGTCCAATAGATCCAATTTTTTGTAGTTTAGCTAATTAATACTAAATACTTAGATATAATAATCCTTGtcaaattgtaaaaaaataagatttgtTTTGCCTTACAAAGTCAAAAGTCTGGTGAATGTGTTGCATCCTATAGAATTCCTCAACACTTTGCTGTCTCTCGCTTGCACCATTCTCATAATCCCTAGATACAGAAAAAAGAGTGTAACCCATTTAGACGAAATGCAACATTTTTGTCCATTTCATATCACATTAATTATGATATCTGTAAAAAGAATGATATAACAAACAAACCTAAAAGAGTGGCCCAAGAAGTTGATATCAGGAGCATCAAATCCATCAGCTTCTTTAGATTTTGGAACCACGAAACCTCCATCCCACAACAGTTCCTCATCCCTCTcatctttcattttcttttcctcaatTCTTGAATCTATAACAGCaccacaaaaataatttttttttaaaaaaacatgtcttctgCTTTGTGTGTAACTATAATTTTAATCTACCCTGCAACAATTTGATTATATGTCTATATCTATAACTCTCAAAAGATATCCAATATTGTGAAAAAACTTATTAACCAACTAATTTATGATCTTGGCAATAATCTGAGACGTAATAATGTTATTATCACACTATTATTTTGGCATGAACGATAATTAAAAAAACGGTGAAAACACGAGAGTTTTTTGTATGTTTATGTATCTTACAATCACTATTCAAAACTAATATAGCCATTGGATATAGATaacgaattttttttaaaaacctaTCGCTactattttggaaaaaaaaagtgaaacgTTACCGGAGGCGAAATGTTCAACAAGAACAGTCATGGTGCTAGGAATTTGATAcgcaattaaaaaaaaaaagatgaaataaCGGGATATTGTAAATTGGGAAGAAGTTGATGAAGATGGAAGCGAATGAAGAAGGTATTTATATTGATCCAATCAAAAAGTCCTTCCTGCAGATTTGGAGATAGTGCAAGTCCTTAGATCACAAACTTAACTTCATTGTGTCCTCAAACTGAAATTATTGTTCAAAAGAGGATGTCATACTTCTCCGTATCTTTGTTTCACCTAAATCACGCGCTAATATCACCGCGTGTACCCCACATAACCATTTCTAGCAAAGTTCGTGTCTGACACGCTCTAAAGTGTGAGTTTCTTCTCTTGAACTAtcttatttagtattttgttaaatttatcTATTGACGCGGATTCTCTAATTTATCATTTACTATTTCCGTCAGAGAAATTAACAACTTGAGTCACTTTTTGACTTTTAATGACAGCATAAATCACTTTTGTATACTCAGACACTTTCTGAGTGGCTAAATACCACATTGCCCTCCTTTGAtaatcctctctctctttcatgtTCTCTCTTCATTTTCTCAGTTacttttttctcatttttctctTTGTACGCCTTTTTCTCAATATCTCTCAATTATCTGTAGAAAACATTTCAAATTCACATAggattcaataataaaacattGTTATCAGAGAATGACGAAGCAAGATCTAAATTTTGAGTTATACAAGTTCCTGGCGTTTGGAGGGGATGTTTGAAAATGGCCATGGCATTTTGGTTATAATCAGTTAAGATTCGGAATTTATGAGAAAAAttgtgtgtttgtttgtgttttgacTATAATCGGTTAATCTAATAAACATTTGTAAGTTCTAGATGTAAAaccatcaaaaaaaataaaaatttcatgaaGAAAATCAATTGCGGCTCATAGATGAGTTGCAGAAATCGTAGGAAGCCCTAATTTGAAGAAGACGAGTTAATTATAAAATTGCCATTctcattaaaaaatattaaaattaagcaTAAATgaaatgtacatgtgtacaaacccgtttagtgtacatgtgtacattatctctatttttttgagcaaatagatatatataatgtacatgtgtacatatatatatatatatatatatatatatatatatatatgtgttactTAAATTTTCTGAAAACCAAACATCAAAATTGCAAGAAATTTTCTATAGAATGCGTGGATACAATATAAACATTATCATTGGTTTCTGAAGTGTACATGTATAAAAAACCGTTGAATGTACATCTTATATGGATAGTGTATATGtgtacacacatatatatgtacACATGTTCACTTAGTTCGTATAAAGAAAGATTAGTATGGTTTCAGTTGTATCATCTTGCCAATTTGGATTACTTTCAAGTGTCATTAAAAACATATGTAGAGAATTGGTTTTggtgaaattaaaattttgagaatatGAGTAGTCATTGCAGGTGGAAGAGAGTGCCTTATATGTACACATATTCACGTTATCCACATGTACATCGAGAAAACTATGTATATGCTATGTCTCGTATCCACATGTACATGCCACAAATAACCAgtgcaaaaaaaattgaaactttgtAACAAGTTAATAACATTTCAAAGAAAGGTTGAAACTTTTTTGTAAGTTAATACTTTTGACATCTGCTGTGACAGCTTGGTCTTGGGAAGTAGATGCAAGTCCCTTTCCTTTGTCTTCCTTGGTCACTCTTCCACGGGCTCTCCCCATCGTGCCCTACAAAACAAAGACTTGGAAAGTGTGTGAGTCTCATGAGGATTTTTCATCACAcataaaccaatttatcaaACATAGATCAGTAAACACCAATCGCCTAGCAAGAGTCATCAATCAAGCTAATGAAAGAATAAATAACGATTTTCCCCAAAAAATTCGAAAATCTCAattctcaagaaccctaatttttgAAATTCTAATTCAAGACAATTAAACTCGTTTTTCATCAACCCAACTCATCAATCAAGCTAATGGAAGCATAAATAACGATTTTAGAACAAGAAATCGAGCAAATCccacttttaaaaatttgaactttttCAACCAAGAAAAATCAACTCGAAATCTCAGTATCTTAGCTTGCTTTGAGGAAAACCGAGATTATAAGGAGAAAGATATAGGGATTTCGAGTTCTCAGCAACAAGAATCACAAAATTTCGTTGAGAATTGAAGAAGTTATGTTCTTGAGctcttgagagagtttgagaACTTGAAGAAATTGggaaggggagagagagagagaaagagcgaCGAAGAATTCAGTGGTGGGaggagaaataaaaagaaaaaaggatagaatagagatttcatatttttttttttggtaataaaGGAAGGTTTGGACAAAGTGTCCCGGTAGCAACAAGTGATTCTTTATGATATTATAAAGATGAAAAGTGACTTGGAGTGTAATTGTTTCTTTCCGTTATTACTTGCAAGTATATTTTCTGAATGATATCAgttattaatttcaaaaaaatatgggTAAATAGTTGTATTGAATTTTTACTTAACTAAAGATAAAACTAggtatatttgatttattttgtattaaacttaaatataatggttaacatatggtggtggtgaaCTAACACACTTTATTCTATCAAAAGATACCAGACAAGATAATCTTAAAAATGAAGAAATGTTAAAAGGAAAGAGgacattataataataaaattatctcAAAATCGAGAAAATCTAAGAGTCCTGAATTGtgaaataatgaaataaattaGTCCTTacaagcaaaataaaataaaaataaaaatcgggAGTCAAGAAGACAAGAACAGCTGTGTTATTctgttttatgatattttaggAATAATAAAGATATTAACAAGTTGGGAGGGAAAACAAGTCAGAATGACGTGTATGATAATCTCCATTTGCTGTGTTTTGACCAACCTTTGAGTCAGCATCTACTCAGATTTAATAacctttttgtatttttctaagATTACTCTTTCTATTTTAAACCTGattttgtttctatattattCGATTAAAATGATCTTGACTTGAACCTAAAGCATACCACTAAAACTTCCAATTTTGGTAGTTTGAAGTAGTCAAAACGTAATCATTGGTGATAAGAAgatttttattcttatatagtatatataaatagaatcgattttgaaatatttaacaatattaaaatgttaaaacttagttataaaaaacaataatacaAATGTTCCCAAAGAGATGTAAAATTAATAAGTgttactctctctgtttccgaataagtgtcactttgatattttttcacATAGActaaaaaatgacaaaaatatatgcaattcattattaattacacatttatgaccaatagtatttgaactaaataaaattatttatgaaatcaatgcaattgtaattaattttcagctgaaaaataaaagatactttttgtataataaaaaaatatgttagaaTGACATTTATTATCAAACCGAGGAGAAAGTATTTAGTTTCAGATGCCGGTTCAAAAATGACCctaaaatatgcatttatacgATCCAGcactttttttctgaaactttgataacatttttaaaGAGTAAACTGTAAAGAAAAGGTAACTGTAACATATTAACGGTTTTTTAAACCATTATACGAACCAATTCCCTTACAAAAAATACACACACCAAAAGCCGTGTTTTCTTATGTAAATACATCGATGTTTTATTGGGTAGATGCCACTAATTCgctttttatattttcacaatatcaaaaaataaaagagaaaattatGTCAATTTAATAGATTTGCTAACGTGTTATATACTGTATAAGATAAGAAATCGCGGCGGGGATACTCCGCCATCCATTGCACTTTGTCTTCATGTGCAAGTGCAAGTTCAACCCGTGATGCAATCGTTTGATTTTATACCAAAActccaaaaactaatttctAATCCATAATAGTCttcgttacaaaaaaaaaaaaaaaaaaaatccataatgGTCTAGTGTAATCTATACCACTAGAACTGaaatatatctgaaaatagTTTAGAAACATAGATAGCAATATAAATAgatgataattattttaaaatatggataaaaatataataatacttttaataattttattaactatattattttaacaatacatatcacatcattaattataCTTAATTTAACGTACAATACATcaaatcattaattatattaccataaaaAGTAATAGTGCAAACTTTTATTATTAGCTAATAACCATAAACTTTGTGCAAAttatcaaaaatgtaaaataaccGGGTTTTAATATGGTTAATAGTTTGGTTTAGTCTGTTTTTCtaagattttctttttatcttagTTTCAACAGGTAAAAAATTACGTACTAAACACATAATTCAAAGATATATCTAACTGGTTATCAAAGAATGAAGAGAAATAATGTATTCTTTAATGTTCCTaacaaattttaccattcaCAGAGAATAGTCATTCCTTTTCATTCTTTTATCGTagagaattaaagaacaaatttgtttttCACTAAATTTACTATGAAATAACCGTTCCTCAtcatttctataattttattcccATCTATTTATTTCCTATTTGTTCATAGTATTCCCGAAATGATTATCAGTTAGACCCATAGTTTatgtaaacaaaataataatttaaatcaaaataattaaaacatatagaaagagtttatatatatatatatatatatatatatatatatatatatatataatatatatatatatatatatttacagaatCAGTTAGGTATGGACATTTGAGTACTCATTCAGATACAAATTGTTTCTTTCGGGATCAAAATTTTTGGGTTTACAAATTAGGTTCCACTTggatattataaacttatgcgTGGATTTCGAGTTGGGTCTTCCCGAATCTTAATGATTTTGATTCTGATGTgtagaaacataaaaatatctaaataaccaatatatCATAAACAAGTTCAGATATTTATACCAGAAATAATCTTATTACCCAATTAAGTCTGGATCTTTTGAATACAATTAGTTATACGAcgataaatctaaaatatataccaCTAATCATGAAAAATGAATATCATTGTTTAAAACATAGAAAACAATATCCGCATTGACGAGCATCAAACTCTAGTTTAtctttaaatcttttttatCAATCATCTATTCCTAGTATTTAGTATATAGAATACTATTCACATATGATAAATTATTACTGTAGTATATGAAGTTAGGCAGCATGTATGTacacataaatatatttgataattgATATCATGGGTTagcatgtatatatatttaataatcaCGAGTTTCTAATAAAAAATAGTCATGAGTTTGATCGCTTTGCTAAAATAGTAGGAAAATTAAAGAAGATTTACTaaagacttattcttgggttcaccccctaggatgaacctttagattcaccaaccaatagtctttaagtatttgatatttgatatcttttaaaaaaggaaacataattgaattttcaaattagattaaaataaaaaaaatattaaatacataaaaaatataatagttacaaaaaataaataaattaatattattaagccttcact includes:
- the LOC108823835 gene encoding LOW QUALITY PROTEIN: inositol oxygenase 2 (The sequence of the model RefSeq protein was modified relative to this genomic sequence to represent the inferred CDS: inserted 1 base in 1 codon), whose product is MTVLVEHFASDSRIEEKKMKDERDEELLWDGGFVVPKSKEADGFDAPDINFLGHSFRDYENGASERQQSVEEFYRMQHIHQTFDFVKEMRKEYGKLNKMEMSIWECCELLNNVVDDSDPDLDEPQIQHLLQTAEAIRRDYPNEDWLHLTALIHDLGKVLLLPEFGGLPQWAVVGDTFPVGCAFDSANIHHKYFKENPDNNXPKYNTKNGVYSEGCGLDNVFMSWGHDDYMYLVAKENGTTLPHAGLFIIRYHSFYPLHKAGTYTHLMNGEDREDLKWLHVFNKYDLYSKSKVHVDVEQVKPYYISLINKYFPGKLKW